Proteins found in one Rhodovulum sp. MB263 genomic segment:
- a CDS encoding N-acetylmuramoyl-L-alanine amidase, whose product MIYQGNERLPVREAVLHCAAIKDGQFAHFTPFQAFVTVNQWHLERGFNGFGYHGLFMPDGSWFPGRPFEMIGAHVKGHNTGTLGFLLIESRQITDMGRFEDFFTEAQRCALTAKLAELPGLETVSGHNDYAPKLCPGFKVRSEDWL is encoded by the coding sequence ATGATTTATCAAGGAAATGAACGCCTCCCCGTGCGGGAGGCGGTGCTTCACTGCGCCGCGATCAAAGACGGCCAGTTTGCACACTTCACCCCGTTCCAAGCCTTCGTCACCGTCAATCAGTGGCATTTGGAACGGGGGTTCAACGGCTTCGGCTATCACGGTCTTTTCATGCCGGACGGGTCGTGGTTCCCCGGGCGCCCGTTCGAGATGATCGGCGCCCACGTCAAGGGCCACAATACCGGCACCCTCGGCTTTCTGCTGATCGAAAGCCGCCAGATCACCGATATGGGCCGGTTCGAGGACTTCTTTACCGAGGCCCAGCGGTGCGCCCTCACGGCCAAGCTGGCCGAGCTTCCCGGCCTAGAGACGGTCTCGGGGCATAACGACTATGCCCCGAAGCTCTGCCCCGGCTTCAAGGTTCGGTCCGAGGACTGGCTTTGA